The Raphanus sativus cultivar WK10039 chromosome 6, ASM80110v3, whole genome shotgun sequence sequence ATCCGATTTTTTTATTAGTCAGGGGACATATGCCCTATATTTCACTGCGTTGCGAGAGCGTTTTCTCGTTGAGATAGTTAGTTTTAGATATTTGTAAACTGGGCCCGATAGATTTGTACTGATAAAACTGGGTCCAAATCTCTTCAGTGTACGAGTCTGTGACAATACATGTCGCTATATTTGTCTTTGTCTACATGATTCTGACCTGGTCTTGATTTTTCTTGTCactttatacaaaaaaatacattttttttttgttgctcaaaaaaaaaaaatacaattttttttgttcaaactcTGATTTcgttcaaaatatttaaatgggCTCATGGTTCAAAAGACCTATTTTGCTATAGAATCAGCCCTAATATTTTCTGATCTAAGGATAAAGTTAAACGAAATAGACTTAAATGAGGTTAAAAGACGGTAAATATCACGCAATACTCCAAAGATCTCAAGTTTCATCTCCTTCTTGATTGAATTGATGAAAATTTAAGAGTAAGAGAGAATTGATATCGAATCAATACCATGAAAGATGGCAAAGTTCATGACTGTGAGCAAAGTCAAAGTTTTTGCGGGACGAGGAGACAGAAGTCGAAGTCGCTGCATATTGAGATGTCGATGTCCGATCATCGATGATCCATCTGAATCCTACTTCGATGGTTGAGGGATTCCACGCTGCGTCCGTAAACACATAACATATAGTCCGTAAAAGtacaaattttaacttttaatatattagaagaaagaaaaaatatctaTAGAAAGAAAACTATTATACGAACAATTTTAGAAGCATCAGTTATAAACTTATAGACAAATAGTTTGTTTCCAAATTTTAAAGACTTACATGtcttaaaataatagaaatgcacttttgtttaatattaatttcaaatGTTTGTGACCTTCTATATCTTGTGATCAATAGTAAATGCCGCATTCATATTTTACGGGTGGTGCCAAAGcgtgagaaaatgaaaaagaggATCTAAATGGAATAAAAGAATATTTGGCCCGCTTCTCTCTGCGTCGGTGACGTGAAGCTTCCCTGCTGGAGAAAAGCTCACATGCGTAATCTCCGTTATATATTTAGGACAGCAACACATGTCCGAACACAACACACTTCTATATCTGTTTCGAAATCAACTCTGCTGTCTTTTCtcatcaaataatttaatttatttcgtTGTCAATATCTCAGAATAAAACCATCTATATTTCGACGAATGTGTGTATAAAagtccttctttttctttgtcctgatttagttttcttttttgaatcGGTCTGAACTCGGACAACTAATCCGGCATTTTCTCCTCGGTCTCTCTACTCTTCTCTTCAGTATCGGATCTGTgtctccttctctttcttttcaagGTACAACAACAAGTTTCAAAtacttttctaattttattcaCAACATTTCcgttcagttttttttcttttcgtatTTGATAcgttgaaaaataattaatttatatgttttccCCTAAGTCACGGCACCGAAAAAAGCAATAACACAGCTGTTCCTTGCTTCATGTCCGAGATTAGTTACCTACTTTTGACAGTATCTTGAATAAAAGCATCAACTAAACTTCAATTCAAACTctctacttttatttttatctatgtaTACACCCACCACGTGATTTTCGATTCGATAATTATCCATATTCTGCACTaaagtattttcttttgttgattgataaaaaattttaagtttgtgattttatttttttgcagattattagtttttttttcctggaGACGACGCGTTAGCTGTAATTCAATAATTTACTGGCTATTAAACGCGTCACAAGCGTCAATATAAGACAAACTCACACAGAGAGACATCTAGTTTGCACATGCGTATCATTTCATCTCTATCGGTGATAGATCTTGATTAGAGATTCAAGACCTAAAAGAACTTCGATTCTTGTCTGAAGTGTGAGGGCTGTGTTCTTTTTCGGTTTTGGTATCTTTGTCTTGAGTGGATAATGGGAATGAGTCTCGATTTTGATGTCGATCTTGAGAAAGGAATCGTCGATGCACAATCTTCGGAGGAGCCAATGATACCGATGTCTACAGATAACAAACCGGTTACCGGAGAAGAAACCGTTGGTTCGTTAGAAAACAGTGCGGCTCCGGTTCAGTCTGCGAAACCGGGATGGGGAAGGAGCGAGAGGAAGGAGAACCGCAAGAAATCGGCGTCGAAGCCTCCCCGGCCGCCGCGTGGACCGTCGCTAGACGCAGCTGATCGGAAACTGATAAGAGAGATCGCTGAGTTGGCGATACTGAAACGCGCGAGGGTCGAACGTATGAGAGCTCTGAAGAAATCGAGAGCGGCTAAAGCTGCGTCTGCGGCTTCTTCTCTCGGCAATGTATTGGCTACGCTTCTAACCGTTATATTCTTCTTCGTCCTCGTTTTGCAAggtttgatttgattatttGCGATTGAGTTTGCGTTTGCGTTTGCGTTTTGCTATTTTCAATTTTGATTAATCTTAATTGTCTCTTTTCTGAAAATTTCAGGATTTCCACCGAGAGCAGCCGCTAGCTCCGGGAGATCTCCGTTAGTAGACACCGGAAAAGCTAATGGTGGTTTTGTTTCGGTTCAATACGCGGGAAATCCGTCTGCGAGTGAACCGGATGGTGGTTATACCGGTTCGGGTTTAGCACAGAGATTGCCGAAGTAAGTACAGCAGTTATCTTTTCACTGTCTGAATAACTTCTTTCTTATCCGTTGACCAAAGAAAAGGATAACTTCTAATCCTGTTATTTATGTACGCGCAGTTTACCAAAACCAGTTTCCGGTTTGAAAAGAAGATGAATAGAGTTTCACAATGAAGCGTAAACCAAAGAGCTGGAATTGGACAATTTCATCACTGGTTATCGAACCATTTGTCGGTTTAGATTGTCGGTGCTTCGGTGGATCATGTACTCTACTCGTACAGATAAATTTTTGGGGGCAAAAACAATAAACTATCCGATGTGGGTAAGAATtgttttgtaatgtttttttcctAGAAATAATATGAGAgaagttacaaaaataaaataaaataaaattagtgttATACATCTTTTTTTATATGTACTACTATAATAGAATTGGGGTTATATTAGTAGATGATTGTGGTGCTTTTGACAAAATGCAAAGAAACATCCAGATTTTGACGAAACCAAAACGTAAAAAGATATATGAAACCAGCATTATTGGTatactttttttatatttgaaatcaCATGCTAACGATGTTTGCagttgaaatttaatttttttttccttatttatatAGCATTGTATATTTGGAAACAGAATCCATGTGGATGTATCTAAAACACTCCCACTGAGTTTAACGACCGCTTTTAATGCTGCGCAAAACTAAATGAACATGTGATTCCACGTGTGTGTATTTTCAAAGGTCCATTATGTCTGTTTCATTGCTGTCTCCGGATGTTTCGTGGGGCCATTATAAGGCCCATTAAGTTTTCAtatgctctttttttttgtcaactttttcATATGCTCTTAAGTTTTGAATTGTCATATCTCAACTCAACAACACAAATAATAGCAAAAATGCAGGAAATATAAACATACTACTGTATTATACTAATGGAATTAacaacaatataatttttttttcctacgaTTTTGCGGTGAAGCTCGTTCTGCATGCGAAACAATCTACCACGAAATACTCAAAAGACTTCATCAGAAAAGATATTCGACTGTCTTACAAgtcttgtttattttgtttatgttgTATGTTGttaaaaatcaaacaaatggaacaaaaatttaactggatttatcaaaaaaaaaaataactggaTTGAAAACCATATTCAgactaattaaacacattggaCTAAATTGGTTGCTATCAATCCATGTACTGTATGTATCCTTTTGCAGATGATTACTtctcttattttttctttcaagaaGTTAATTACTAGATTATCAATTTTCCAGCAAGATTTCTTCCgggtttattaatttattagttCGTGTCAATGATTACAAATATATGAACatatatgattattattttaaaccCACACAAAGATTCTCAACGACCATTCACTAGAGACTTAATCACAGATATGGCCACGTCACAAAGATTCTTAACCGTTGTTATTCTAGCCGTAAGAGGCACCAAGCTTTCATCGTCGGCGCCGGCACTGTTGATCCATTTCTGGCAAGAATCAGTCTGTTTCTCAGCGTCTCCGAGCACATACGTCGCGAATCCGAACTCTCCTCGCCGCATTGCCTCGATAGCCTGAGGAATGTTGAACCGAACCACCGGCCGGTACACTTCGGCGCACTGAGCCAGCGCTCGCTCCGCCGCCGGATCGTGAGACTGTCTGATGAGTGATTGGATATATCCTAAGGTATCGGTCATGTTTCCGAGCACGACGTTGGCCATTGCGGAGGCTATAGACTTGGTATCAGAAGGTGAGGGAGAGAGCGGGCGGAGAGAAGCTTCACAGAGGTCAAAGAACGGTGTCGCTTTGCAGATTGTGTCGATCAGGTCATCGGAGGATCGAGCTAGAAACGGTAGGagcaagaggaggaagaaggagagagacAGTGTTGATGTGACGGCGGAGGATTTCTTCATCGTCTGAGATAGTTGAAACTCGAAGAAAGCAAGAATAAGGCTGATGTGCAAATAGGTTAAGACGTGTGTTGCTTGTTGTGAGTGCTACTAACTAGCTATGTTTGTGGACTTATATACTTGCTATCTAATTTTGTTACATGTTACTAAACTTGTGTTCTCTTATTCACCAAGAAATGTTTTAACTTAGATAGATTAatgattttcttatataaagaCTAATGATTATTAGGTATACATAGTTATAATTGTACCTGTGACGAAGCTTCGTAGATTAACAACTATTTCTTATAGAAATATCATATACTATAAACGTAAGCAGCTCCGGCTATTTTAGAGTATTTCATATTGAGTTTTAGTGTGTATGTGTATTGATTGATGATCACTACCTAATTACCTAATTGTCTAATCTGTAGACATGGATATGTTTCTGCTCTTTACTTTTTGTTTGTAACACTTTATCCTTTTTGGCTATTTATGTGGTTGTTGGCACAAAAACAAGGGAAAGATGCTATGTGTGGTATTGGTGAATAGCTCGTATGTGAGTCGGTTCAGATGGGAAAAAATTGCCATTATACATAATTTACTTTATCCCGACGTCGACCATATAACTTCAAAATACATTTGTCACCatataagagagagagaaaatatattATGGGGCTTTATCTCGTCAGTCGTTATCTGGCTCGTGAATATTGATTGGTATATCCCGTGATTAAGTTCCAGAAACTTCGTGCCCAATTTTGCCCGAGTTTGATAACCGGTTCAATCATTTACCAAAGGCAATACCGGCTTACTAGAATGTAAAATTAACTCTACTCATCCGGTTTAAATAGGTATGAATCGATAGTTATATCAGCTCAATCATCATTTTTATAAGATGATTAATTTCAATAAGGTCACAGTTACAAGAACTATTATTATTCAGAGCAACATTCGGACAATGGCTTTGGTTACGTCGCAGATCTTGTTCATTTTCTGGGTCAAACCGGTTAACGGAGATTGGCCTTTGGGAAAGCCTTCTTCGCAGAAGGAGGCTTCATTGCCGGCGTCGACAATTGCATTCTCGGCGAACTCAGGGTTTCCTTTGATAGCTGTAATGGCTGTGTGGATGTCAACGTCTGCTATCGTTTTGTATCTCAGTCTACATACATCTAGTTGACGTTTCAGCATCGGTTTTGTTTTGTACGCCACGTTGATCTGCCCGACAGTCTGAGTTCCTAGCGCCTACATTGAACGGATGAAGTCTTTACATTGTATGAACCCCAAAGTTTACCTATTTGTAATAGTCACCTTTAACTTTAAATTGTTACAAAATCAACCCCATGTTTCGAAAAAGCGATCTGATATCACAAATAAGTTAatgtggagagagagagagagagaccttgaTCTTGTCGATGAGGATGAGACCAAGGCCAACGGTGTCGGCGGAGGCACTACTTGGATTGGAGCggaggagagagagacaaagagtgTAGTCAGGTGTCTGTTTGCATGTCTTATCTACAATATCACACATCGCAACTCCCATCATCGTAGCCATCattaccatcatcatcatcgtcttcatcattttcttctctTAAAACGTTGAAAACAAGATCTATACCTAGGATATATTCCTAGGCGTGtccatatttatatgtttttaggtGTGACAAGTTATGATTATGCCAAAACGTTTCTAATTTTGGGGGACTTCGATACATTTAATCTATTAGTTTAGTGTACATTCAtgatgttaatttattttttagttttcagTATGAGGAAAAAAATCCCTCATTTTAATGATCAATTTTACGAGATTGCTGTGGACATCTGGCCATATGTGCATGTAACAACATGTATGAACATTTATGTCAAATTTAGTACTCCCTCTGTATCACAATAAAagattttaagatttttgtaGGAATTACAGATTTATTTCAAATGTAGTGCTCCCTCTCCCTATGTATCACAATAAAAGATTTTAAGACTTTTGTAGGAATTacagatttttaattaaatctttCTAGTTTGTCTAAAAACATCAATAATTACAACtaattcactacaagaaaatagatagataaagACGCCCGTAAATGTCGCTAATTCCTTGTTAATCATGTTTAACGATGTATTTACGACTCTCACAGAAAACATTGGCTTGAATTGGTGACACTTTTATTGaacagaaaatgaaaaaaataatgaacAAAAATTCAATTAATGAAATGAATAAacagaaatatatgaattattgtTCAATCCGTTCCTCATCTAAATTGGAGAAGGaattttttcttcataaatTTTTTCATTCATAAGAAAATTAGAGGAATGGAGTGGGACTCATATGTCTataatttgaccaaaaattCAACATAAATGGTATAAATTTTGAGGAATAAGAATTTCAccattatttttttcctaaagTGTAGTCACCAATTGAAGCCATTGTTAATCGCGTGTCGCTATTAAAAATTTTCGTTTTAATGTAGCTAAATAGCGACGTTTTCTTAAATGTCTATAAGTCGATGGCAATTAACAACGTCTATTTTGCCGCCTTTTAACGATGTATTTTAAAGTCGCTAGTTAGCAACGTACATGGTATGTCCCTAATTCatgaaaatacattaaattctatttaattttatgttttctaattaatataatatacaatACAAAAACTAATACGTTAATTTCTATTTATAGTTAATGTATTTTGgattaatacaaaatattaattatattacccccaaaattaattaatcatcaAATACAATACAATCAACTCAGAATACAATAAATAGAAACATAACAAAAtgagttttaacaaaaaaaaaatataataaatataataaaaaggtcGAGCTTTTGATGAGACCGGCGGCGCTTTTCAATCCGGTGATGAACGAACTTGAGTCCGGTGACGAGTTGACCATCAACGACCTTGAAACCACTACCTAATTGTCTAATCCGTAGACATGGATTTGTGTCTGCTCTTTACTTTTTGTTTGTAACACTTTATCCTTTTTGGCTATTTAGGTGGTTGTTGGCACAAAAACAAGGGAAAGATGCTATGTGTGGTATTGGTGAATAGCTCGTATGTGAGTCGGTTCAGATGGGAAAAAATTGCCATTATACATAATTTACTTTATCCCGACGTCGACCATATAACTTCAAAATACATTTGTCACCATATaagagagaaaaatatatattgtgggGCTTTATCTCGTCAGTCGTTATCTGGCTCGTGAATATTGGTATATCCCGTGATTAAGTTCCAGAAACTTCGTGCCCAATTTTGTCCGATTTTGAGAACCGGTTCAATCATTACCAAAGGCAATATCGGCTTACTAGAACGTAAAATTAACTCTACTCATCCGGTTTAAATAGGTATATCGATAGTTATATCAGTTTAATCATCATTTTTATAACATGATTAATTTCAATAAGGTCACAGTTACAAGAACTATTATTACTCAGAGCAACATCCGGACGATGGCTCTTGTTACATCGCAGATCTTGTTCATTTTCTGGGTCAAACCGGTTAACGGAGATTGGCCTTTGGGAAAGCCTCCTTCGCAGACGGAAGCTTCAACGCCGGCGTCGACAACTGCACTCTCGGCGAACTTAGGGTTTCCTTTGATAGCTATAATGGCTGTATGGACGTCAGCGTCTACGATCGTTTTGTATCTCAATTTGCATTCATCCAGTT is a genomic window containing:
- the LOC108812019 gene encoding uncharacterized protein LOC108812019 — protein: MGMSLDFDVDLEKGIVDAQSSEEPMIPMSTDNKPVTGEETVGSLENSAAPVQSAKPGWGRSERKENRKKSASKPPRPPRGPSLDAADRKLIREIAELAILKRARVERMRALKKSRAAKAASAASSLGNVLATLLTVIFFFVLVLQGFPPRAAASSGRSPLVDTGKANGGFVSVQYAGNPSASEPDGGYTGSGLAQRLPNLPKPVSGLKRR
- the LOC108812020 gene encoding cell wall / vacuolar inhibitor of fructosidase 1-like; its protein translation is MKKSSAVTSTLSLSFFLLLLLPFLARSSDDLIDTICKATPFFDLCEASLRPLSPSPSDTKSIASAMANVVLGNMTDTLGYIQSLIRQSHDPAAERALAQCAEVYRPVVRFNIPQAIEAMRRGEFGFATYVLGDAEKQTDSCQKWINSAGADDESLVPLTARITTVKNLCDVAISVIKSLVNGR
- the LOC108812021 gene encoding cell wall / vacuolar inhibitor of fructosidase 1-like; protein product: MMKTMMMMVMMATMMGVAMCDIVDKTCKQTPDYTLCLSLLRSNPSSASADTVGLGLILIDKIKALGTQTVGQINVAYKTKPMLKRQLDVCRLRYKTIADVDIHTAITAIKGNPEFAENAIVDAGNEASFCEEGFPKGQSPLTGLTQKMNKICDVTKAIVRMLL